In Pseudomonas lalkuanensis, the following are encoded in one genomic region:
- a CDS encoding PqiB family protein has protein sequence MPELPTPKTRKTTSWSAIWVLPLVALLIGLWLAWKAMSEAGIEIQIRFENGDGIQVGKTQLMYKGIQVGKVVDLHVSQDIKGVIATVEVMKEAEPYLSKETRFWLVRPRVSLAGVTGLETLVSGIYIAIDPVKGELTRKYTALAEPPPLSDSLPGLHLTLKAERLGSLEQGSPVYYRQIQVGQVKSYQLAEDQRTVEIKVHIDQPYAHLVRKHTRFWNASGLNVTAGLSGVKIRTESLFSIMAGGIAFATPEHRQDSPPTDPSIPFRLYDGFEAAEAGLRVLLRMDDVSGLSPGSTPVMYNGVQVGTLKKLDMDKDFTGATAELTMEPRTEDYLVEGTEFWTVKPSISLAGITGIEALVKGNYIAVRFAKEGTPTREFKVRPKAPPLNTDAPGLHLVLTSDRLGSLEVGSPILFRQLRVGSVQSYQLSRDQQRVVIGIHIEPEFTKLVNESTRFWNSSGITLKGGLSGVEVKSESLQTLLAGGITFTTPDPKAKPVTRPRRFTLYDDESLAIVKGTAIEIAVPQAEGVKEGTPIRFKGIDIGEVESVSLNNDLSGVTLKARLTQAADRIARAGTQFWVVRPELGLLRTANLETLVSGQYLEVLPAPKPGAAQTRFTALPEAPDALARQEGLRITLSAPRRGSIKPGVIVSYREVPVGKVLSYELGKTADRVFIHVLIEPRFAPLVHSGSRFWHTSGVGVDASLFNGVKVRTGSLESMVEGGISFATPNEAQMGNAALNGQTFALHDDAEDEWLTWAPKIPLAK, from the coding sequence ATGCCTGAGCTGCCAACGCCCAAAACCCGCAAAACCACGAGCTGGTCCGCCATCTGGGTGCTACCGTTGGTGGCGCTGCTCATCGGCCTCTGGCTGGCCTGGAAGGCCATGAGCGAAGCAGGCATCGAGATCCAGATCCGCTTTGAAAACGGTGACGGCATCCAGGTCGGCAAGACCCAACTGATGTACAAGGGCATCCAGGTCGGCAAGGTGGTCGACCTGCATGTCAGCCAGGACATCAAGGGGGTGATCGCCACGGTCGAAGTGATGAAGGAGGCCGAGCCCTACCTGAGCAAGGAGACCCGCTTCTGGCTGGTTCGCCCGCGTGTTTCGCTGGCGGGGGTTACCGGGCTGGAAACCCTGGTTTCCGGTATCTACATCGCCATCGACCCGGTGAAGGGTGAACTCACGCGCAAATACACCGCGTTGGCCGAACCACCGCCACTCTCCGATTCCCTGCCGGGCCTGCACCTCACCCTGAAGGCCGAGCGCCTGGGCTCCCTGGAGCAGGGCAGCCCGGTCTATTACCGGCAGATCCAGGTCGGCCAGGTGAAGAGCTACCAGTTGGCTGAAGACCAGCGCACCGTCGAAATCAAGGTGCACATCGACCAGCCCTATGCGCATCTGGTGCGCAAGCACACGCGTTTCTGGAATGCCAGCGGCCTCAATGTCACCGCCGGCCTGTCCGGGGTGAAGATCCGCACCGAATCCCTGTTCAGCATCATGGCCGGCGGCATTGCGTTCGCCACCCCGGAGCATCGCCAGGACAGTCCGCCCACCGACCCCAGTATCCCGTTCCGCCTGTATGACGGTTTCGAAGCCGCCGAGGCCGGCCTGCGCGTGTTGCTGCGCATGGACGATGTCAGTGGCCTCAGCCCGGGCAGCACCCCGGTGATGTACAACGGCGTGCAGGTCGGCACCCTGAAGAAGCTGGACATGGACAAGGATTTCACCGGCGCCACTGCTGAGCTGACCATGGAGCCGCGTACCGAAGATTATCTGGTGGAAGGCACCGAGTTCTGGACAGTGAAACCGTCCATCTCGCTGGCGGGCATCACCGGCATCGAGGCACTGGTGAAGGGCAACTACATTGCCGTGCGCTTCGCCAAGGAAGGAACGCCCACTCGCGAGTTCAAGGTCCGGCCCAAGGCTCCGCCGCTGAACACAGATGCGCCCGGCCTGCACCTGGTCTTGACCAGCGACCGCCTCGGCTCCCTGGAAGTGGGCAGCCCGATCCTGTTCCGCCAGTTGCGCGTGGGCAGCGTACAGAGCTACCAGCTCTCCCGCGACCAGCAGCGCGTGGTGATCGGCATCCATATCGAGCCCGAGTTCACCAAGCTGGTGAACGAGTCCACCCGCTTCTGGAACTCCAGCGGCATCACCCTCAAGGGCGGCCTGTCGGGCGTCGAGGTGAAGAGCGAATCGTTGCAGACCTTGCTGGCCGGCGGCATCACCTTCACCACGCCGGATCCGAAGGCCAAGCCGGTGACTCGCCCGCGTCGCTTCACGCTGTACGACGACGAGTCCCTGGCCATCGTCAAAGGCACCGCGATCGAAATCGCCGTTCCCCAGGCCGAGGGCGTCAAGGAGGGCACACCGATCCGCTTCAAGGGCATCGACATCGGCGAAGTGGAGAGCGTGAGCCTGAACAACGACCTCTCCGGCGTGACGCTAAAAGCGCGCCTGACCCAGGCCGCCGATCGCATCGCCCGTGCCGGTACCCAGTTCTGGGTGGTGCGTCCGGAGCTCGGCCTGCTGCGTACGGCCAACCTGGAGACACTGGTCAGTGGCCAGTACCTGGAAGTGCTGCCGGCGCCCAAGCCGGGTGCCGCACAGACCCGCTTCACCGCGTTGCCGGAGGCACCGGATGCGCTTGCGCGCCAGGAGGGCCTGCGCATCACCCTCAGCGCGCCACGCCGTGGCTCCATCAAGCCGGGCGTCATCGTCAGCTACCGTGAAGTGCCGGTGGGCAAGGTGTTGTCCTATGAGCTGGGCAAGACCGCCGACCGCGTGTTCATCCACGTGCTCATCGAACCGCGCTTCGCGCCCCTGGTGCACAGTGGCAGCCGCTTCTGGCACACCAGCGGGGTTGGCGTGGATGCCAGCCTGTTCAACGGCGTGAAGGTCCGCACCGGGTCCCTGGAGTCCATGGTGGAAGGCGGGATTTCCTTCGCCACGCCGAACGAGGCGCAGATGGGCAACGCTGCGCTCAATGGCCAGACCTTCGCGTTGCATGACGACGCCGAGGACG
- a CDS encoding paraquat-inducible protein A — protein sequence MRAIDAGIIVCDECHQLNRPESDDDHGHCSRCGAVLHPRRPDSIVRTWALLITATILYIPANVLPIMTVNFFGNGAPSTIMGGVLELIHAEMVPIALVVFVASILVPTFKLVGIALLLYSVQRRLPMSPRQRILMYRFIEWIGRWSMLDIFVIAILVALVNFGNLASIEANLGAAAFASVVVITMIAAVTFDPRLIWDNTDMDDENA from the coding sequence ATGCGCGCCATTGATGCCGGCATCATCGTCTGCGACGAATGCCATCAATTGAACCGCCCCGAATCGGACGACGACCATGGTCACTGCAGCCGTTGCGGCGCTGTCCTGCATCCGCGTCGCCCGGACAGCATCGTCCGCACCTGGGCGTTGCTGATTACCGCCACCATTCTCTACATACCGGCCAACGTGCTGCCGATCATGACGGTGAACTTCTTTGGCAACGGGGCACCGTCCACCATCATGGGCGGCGTGCTCGAACTGATTCATGCCGAGATGGTTCCCATCGCGCTGGTGGTGTTCGTGGCCAGCATCCTGGTGCCCACTTTCAAGCTGGTAGGCATTGCGCTACTGCTTTATTCAGTACAGCGGCGGCTACCCATGTCGCCGCGTCAGCGAATCCTGATGTACCGCTTCATTGAATGGATCGGCCGCTGGTCCATGCTGGATATCTTCGTCATCGCCATCCTCGTGGCGCTGGTGAACTTCGGCAACCTGGCAAGCATCGAAGCGAACCTGGGTGCTGCTGCCTTTGCCAGCGTCGTGGTGATCACCATGATCGCGGCAGTGACCTTCGACCCCAGGCTGATCTGGGACAACACCGATATGGACGACGAGAATGCCTGA